From the genome of Gracilinanus agilis isolate LMUSP501 chromosome 2, AgileGrace, whole genome shotgun sequence, one region includes:
- the LOC123236569 gene encoding olfactory receptor 1E5-like, protein MKQLHDEKGNQTIISEFLLLGLPIQPELKVPFYTLFLVMYLITVLGNLIIIFLILVDSHLHTPMYLFLSNLSFSDMCFSSVTIPKMLIDMQSKKPAISYTDCLIQMYFFFFFGDLESFLLVAMAYDRYVAICYPLHYTVIMNSKLCSALVVLSWVLTTFHALLHTLLMSQVAFSSNNIIPHFFCDLSALLKLACSDIYINELMIFIFGGLVLVVPFLLIVASYARILSSILRVPSIRGIRKAFSTCGSHLSVVSLFYGTIIGLYLCPSANNSTVKETVMSIMYTVVTPMLNPFIYSLRNQDMKGAFKKLLIGRKLPFLGL, encoded by the coding sequence atgaAGCAACTTCATGATGAAAAGGGGAACCAAACCATCATCTCTGAGTTCCTTCTTTTGGGTCTGCCTATCCAACCAGAGCTGAAGGTCCCTTTCTATACCCTCTTTCTGGTCATGTACCTCATTACAGTTTTGGGGAATTTGATCATCATTTTCTTGATCCTTGTGGACTCTCACCTGCACACACCTATGTATCTATTCCTCAGCAACCTGTCCTTCTCTGATATGTGCTTCTCTTCTGTGACCATCCCCAAAATGCTGATAGACATGCAGAGCAAGAAACCAGCCATCTCCTACACTGATTGCCTGATCCAAAtgtacttcttcttcttctttggagATCTAGAGAGCTTCCTGCTGGTGGCCATGGCCTATGACCGCTATGTGGCCATTTGCTATCCACTGCACTATACTGTCATCATGAATTCCAAGCTATGCAGTGCTCTTGTGGTGCTCTCCTGGGTCCTGACTACCTTTCATGCCTTGTTGCACACCTTGCTTATGTCCCAAGTAGCTTTCTCTTCCAACAACATAATTCCCCATTTCTTCTGTGACTTGTCTGCTCTGTTAAAGCTAGCCTGTTCAGACATCTACATCAATGAGCTCATGATCTTCATCTTTGGGGGACTTGTCCTTGTAGTACCATTCCTACTAATTGTGGCATCTTATGCCCGAATCCTCTCTTCTATCCTTAGGGTCCCCTCTATCAGGGGCATTCGCAAAGCTTTCTCTACCTGTGGCTCCCACCTCTCAGTGGTTTCTCTCTTCTATGGGACGATCATTGGCCTTTACCTATGCCCTTCAGCCAACAACTCCACAGTCAAGGAGACAGTCATGTCAATCATGTATACTGTGGTAACACCAATGCTGAATCCCTTCATCTATAGTCTGAGGAATCAAGACATGAAAGGGGCCTTCAAGAAGCTTCTGATAGGAAGAAAACTACCCTTCCTGGGACTATGA